From one Culex quinquefasciatus strain JHB chromosome 3, VPISU_Cqui_1.0_pri_paternal, whole genome shotgun sequence genomic stretch:
- the LOC6032253 gene encoding axin isoform X1 has protein sequence MSQYSFSKFDDFTCSGPRPPVPGEESRRKMTDTLHPDKSRTSPPAYCRWANNVSYLLDDSDGAELFKRFVELEDEEHLNHLNFYFACQGLKRERNPERMLMMIGVIYRKFLKRAPRGSPMYVDEEMRVMIKAGLRNDGHVILTPDVFDQMQENVVSIISSTTYPNFLQSDLYLQYVQNMQTSSGSGSGGGSCISIPLGVAAAAAASSSSAGGAVSSMTSSSSTSELISYSSSTLPTLHEDSELLVNADSIEQLYGATGPAIAASSLSVTSGVSGSGSASSCTSMSTSKPAMTLTKDALRATEKRRLEMRPSGPRAGFSVYTKYSSYNPVSRRDSEQASLSSGRTDSDTMSLSSISTDGRPHPHNMHRNHHQASLERRLIHENAMVNSELNRHAIIPRTQRMNQKPLPKEEFVSQLMSKLEKVKKLQDNDELLGKKLQEADQSTNSQSNKFFAEQIRQKLQVEDETDQDILDQHVSRVFSDLTPNRSPGRVSPSPNINRARRHEMGSFGSMSAQSSMRHSKSMPEGHQLGLMGPPAQPHPRKLSNKWPSVNTDSGISLFSSDTLTKYSNKDMQCASTSTSRPLSRTMHCDMSVMNTATLLQESSRRLEDETRRSKRYQHSGQPMIQTMPLPPLPPSAMTHPSSLLPPPIPAKPSQGLPGVPRGMPVFQQPPPPAPATAGAVVSAATTTEFTVVVYSFCDEEVPYRIKIPGSNPPTLRQFKEYLPKKGNYRFFFKTRCDDVDNPVYQEEINNDNEMLPLFEGKVMGTVKPIEV, from the exons ATGAGTCAGTACTCCTTTTCCAAATTTGATGACTTTACGTGCAGTGGGCCCAGACCACCAGTGCCAGGAGAGGAAAGCCGTCGCAAG ATGACGGACACCTTGCATCCGGACAAGTCGCGGACTTCCCCGCCGGCGTACTGCCGGTGGGCGAACAATGTCTCGTACCTGCTCGACGATAGCGATGGCGCGGAGCTCTTCAAGCGCTTCGTGGAGCTTGAGGACGAAGAGCACCTGAACCATCTGAACTTTTACTTCGCCTGTCAGGGCCTCAAACGCGAGCGGAACCCCGAACGGATGCTCATGATGATTGGGGTGATTTATCGGAAGTTTTTGAAACGGGCGCCGCGCGGTTCGCCGATGTACGTCGACGAGGAGATGCGTGTCATGATCAAGGCGGGTCTGCGGAACGATGGCCACGTGATACTGACGCCGGATGTGTTCGACCAGATGCAGGAAAATGTGGTCTCGATCATCAGCTCCACGACGTATCCGAACTTTCTGCAGTCGGATTTGTACCTGCAGTACGTGCAGAACATGCAGACGAGCAGTGGGAGTGGAAGTGGTGGGGGAAGCTGTATCAGCATCCCGTTGGGCGTTGCGGCGGCTGCCGCGGCCAGTTCCAGTTCGGCGGGAGGGGCGGTTTCTTCGATGACCAGCAGCAGCTCCACCTCGGAACTGATTTCGTACAGTTCTTCCACCTTGCCAACGCTGCACGAAGACTCGGAACTACTAGTCAATGCCGATTCGATCGAGCAGCTTTACGGAGCAACTGGACCTGCTATTGCCGCGAGTAGCCTCTCGGTGACGTCCGGCGTTAGTGGGAGTGGCAGCGCAAGCAGTTGCACCAGCATGTCCACCAGCAAGCCGGCGATGACGCTGACGAAGGACGCGCTCCGGGCGACCGAGAAGCGACGGCTCGAGATGAGGCCTTCTGG ACCGCGCGCCGGATTCTCCGTGTACACAAAGTATTCGTCCTACAATCCGGTGTCGCGCCGGGACTCGGAACAGGCCAGCCTCAGCTCGGGCCGGACCGACTCCGACACGATGTCCCTGTCGAGCATTTCGAC AGACGGCCGGCCACACCCCCACAACATGCACCGAAATCACCACCAGGCCTCGCTGGAACGGAGGTTGATCCACGAGAACGCCATGGTCAACAGCGAACTCAACAGACATGCG ATAATTCCCCGAACGCAACGCATGAACCAGAAGCCCTTGCCGAAGGAAGAATTTGTTTCGCAGCTGATGAGCAAGCTCGAAAAGGTCAAAAAGCTACAGGATAACGATGAGCTGCTGGGCAAAAAGTTACAAGAG GCCGACCAGTCAACCAACTCGCAGAGCAACAAGTTCTTCGCGGAGCAAATTCGCCAAAAGCTACAGGTCGAGGACGAAACCGACCAGGACATCCTGGACCAGCACGTGTCGCGGGTGTTCTCCGACCTGACGCCGAACCGGTCGCCGGGCCGCGTCTCACCCTCCCCGAACATCAACCGAGCCCGACGCCACGAAATGGGCAGCTTCGGTTCGATGA GCGCACAATCATCCATGCGACACTCGAAATCGATGCCCGAAGGTCACCAGCTGGGTCTGATGGGACCGCCGGCGCAGCCTCACCCCCGCAAGCTCAGCAACAAGTGGCCCTCGGTCAACACGGACAGCGGCATCAGCCTGTTCTCGTCCGACACGCTCACCAAGTACAGCAACAAGGACATGCAGTGTGCGAGCACGAGCACCTCGCGGCCCCTCTCCCGGACGATGCACTGCGACATGTCGGTCATGAACACTGCCACGCTGCTGCAGGAGTCCAGCCGGCGGCTGGAGGATGAAACGAGGAG ATCCAAACGGTACCAGCACTCGGGCCAGCCGATGATCCAAACGATGCCGCTTCCGCCGCTGCCTCCGTCGGCCATGACCCACCCCTCGTCGCTCCTTCCACCTCCGATACCTGCCAAGCCCTCGCAGGGCCTTCCCGGAGTACCGCGCGGCATGCCGGTTTTCCAACAGCCACCTCCACCTGCACCTGCCACCGCCGGCGCCGTCGTCagcgccgccaccaccaccgagTTCACCGTCGTCGTGTACTCGTTCTGCGACGAGGAAGTCCCGTACAGGATAAAAATCCCCGGCAGCAATCCGCCGACGCTGCGCCAGTTCAAAGAATACCTGCCAAAGAAGGGCAACTACCG GTTCTTCTTCAAAACCCGCTGCGACGACGTGGACAATCCAGTTTACCAGGAGGAAATCAACAACGACAATGAAATGTTGCCCCTGTTCGAGGGCAAGGTCATGGGCACGGTGAAGCCGATCGAGGTGTAA
- the LOC6032253 gene encoding axin isoform X2 has product MSQYSFSKFDDFTCSGPRPPVPGEESRRKMTDTLHPDKSRTSPPAYCRWANNVSYLLDDSDGAELFKRFVELEDEEHLNHLNFYFACQGLKRERNPERMLMMIGVIYRKFLKRAPRGSPMYVDEEMRVMIKAGLRNDGHVILTPDVFDQMQENVVSIISSTTYPNFLQSDLYLQYVQNMQTSSGSGSGGGSCISIPLGVAAAAAASSSSAGGAVSSMTSSSSTSELISYSSSTLPTLHEDSELLVNADSIEQLYGATGPAIAASSLSVTSGVSGSGSASSCTSMSTSKPAMTLTKDALRATEKRRLEMRPSGDGRPHPHNMHRNHHQASLERRLIHENAMVNSELNRHAIIPRTQRMNQKPLPKEEFVSQLMSKLEKVKKLQDNDELLGKKLQEADQSTNSQSNKFFAEQIRQKLQVEDETDQDILDQHVSRVFSDLTPNRSPGRVSPSPNINRARRHEMGSFGSMSAQSSMRHSKSMPEGHQLGLMGPPAQPHPRKLSNKWPSVNTDSGISLFSSDTLTKYSNKDMQCASTSTSRPLSRTMHCDMSVMNTATLLQESSRRLEDETRRSKRYQHSGQPMIQTMPLPPLPPSAMTHPSSLLPPPIPAKPSQGLPGVPRGMPVFQQPPPPAPATAGAVVSAATTTEFTVVVYSFCDEEVPYRIKIPGSNPPTLRQFKEYLPKKGNYRFFFKTRCDDVDNPVYQEEINNDNEMLPLFEGKVMGTVKPIEV; this is encoded by the exons ATGAGTCAGTACTCCTTTTCCAAATTTGATGACTTTACGTGCAGTGGGCCCAGACCACCAGTGCCAGGAGAGGAAAGCCGTCGCAAG ATGACGGACACCTTGCATCCGGACAAGTCGCGGACTTCCCCGCCGGCGTACTGCCGGTGGGCGAACAATGTCTCGTACCTGCTCGACGATAGCGATGGCGCGGAGCTCTTCAAGCGCTTCGTGGAGCTTGAGGACGAAGAGCACCTGAACCATCTGAACTTTTACTTCGCCTGTCAGGGCCTCAAACGCGAGCGGAACCCCGAACGGATGCTCATGATGATTGGGGTGATTTATCGGAAGTTTTTGAAACGGGCGCCGCGCGGTTCGCCGATGTACGTCGACGAGGAGATGCGTGTCATGATCAAGGCGGGTCTGCGGAACGATGGCCACGTGATACTGACGCCGGATGTGTTCGACCAGATGCAGGAAAATGTGGTCTCGATCATCAGCTCCACGACGTATCCGAACTTTCTGCAGTCGGATTTGTACCTGCAGTACGTGCAGAACATGCAGACGAGCAGTGGGAGTGGAAGTGGTGGGGGAAGCTGTATCAGCATCCCGTTGGGCGTTGCGGCGGCTGCCGCGGCCAGTTCCAGTTCGGCGGGAGGGGCGGTTTCTTCGATGACCAGCAGCAGCTCCACCTCGGAACTGATTTCGTACAGTTCTTCCACCTTGCCAACGCTGCACGAAGACTCGGAACTACTAGTCAATGCCGATTCGATCGAGCAGCTTTACGGAGCAACTGGACCTGCTATTGCCGCGAGTAGCCTCTCGGTGACGTCCGGCGTTAGTGGGAGTGGCAGCGCAAGCAGTTGCACCAGCATGTCCACCAGCAAGCCGGCGATGACGCTGACGAAGGACGCGCTCCGGGCGACCGAGAAGCGACGGCTCGAGATGAGGCCTTCTGG AGACGGCCGGCCACACCCCCACAACATGCACCGAAATCACCACCAGGCCTCGCTGGAACGGAGGTTGATCCACGAGAACGCCATGGTCAACAGCGAACTCAACAGACATGCG ATAATTCCCCGAACGCAACGCATGAACCAGAAGCCCTTGCCGAAGGAAGAATTTGTTTCGCAGCTGATGAGCAAGCTCGAAAAGGTCAAAAAGCTACAGGATAACGATGAGCTGCTGGGCAAAAAGTTACAAGAG GCCGACCAGTCAACCAACTCGCAGAGCAACAAGTTCTTCGCGGAGCAAATTCGCCAAAAGCTACAGGTCGAGGACGAAACCGACCAGGACATCCTGGACCAGCACGTGTCGCGGGTGTTCTCCGACCTGACGCCGAACCGGTCGCCGGGCCGCGTCTCACCCTCCCCGAACATCAACCGAGCCCGACGCCACGAAATGGGCAGCTTCGGTTCGATGA GCGCACAATCATCCATGCGACACTCGAAATCGATGCCCGAAGGTCACCAGCTGGGTCTGATGGGACCGCCGGCGCAGCCTCACCCCCGCAAGCTCAGCAACAAGTGGCCCTCGGTCAACACGGACAGCGGCATCAGCCTGTTCTCGTCCGACACGCTCACCAAGTACAGCAACAAGGACATGCAGTGTGCGAGCACGAGCACCTCGCGGCCCCTCTCCCGGACGATGCACTGCGACATGTCGGTCATGAACACTGCCACGCTGCTGCAGGAGTCCAGCCGGCGGCTGGAGGATGAAACGAGGAG ATCCAAACGGTACCAGCACTCGGGCCAGCCGATGATCCAAACGATGCCGCTTCCGCCGCTGCCTCCGTCGGCCATGACCCACCCCTCGTCGCTCCTTCCACCTCCGATACCTGCCAAGCCCTCGCAGGGCCTTCCCGGAGTACCGCGCGGCATGCCGGTTTTCCAACAGCCACCTCCACCTGCACCTGCCACCGCCGGCGCCGTCGTCagcgccgccaccaccaccgagTTCACCGTCGTCGTGTACTCGTTCTGCGACGAGGAAGTCCCGTACAGGATAAAAATCCCCGGCAGCAATCCGCCGACGCTGCGCCAGTTCAAAGAATACCTGCCAAAGAAGGGCAACTACCG GTTCTTCTTCAAAACCCGCTGCGACGACGTGGACAATCCAGTTTACCAGGAGGAAATCAACAACGACAATGAAATGTTGCCCCTGTTCGAGGGCAAGGTCATGGGCACGGTGAAGCCGATCGAGGTGTAA